From the Periophthalmus magnuspinnatus isolate fPerMag1 chromosome 1, fPerMag1.2.pri, whole genome shotgun sequence genome, one window contains:
- the LOC117389803 gene encoding E3 ubiquitin-protein ligase RBBP6-like, with protein sequence MSCVHYKFSSKLDYNTVTFDGLHITLSELKRQIMVREKLKATDCDLQITNAQTREEYTDEEAHIPKHSSVIVRRTPIGGVKPAGRTFIVERSDTAVVGSTRPTDSSPQLTLAQLSKTANLVDANASEEDKIKAMMTQSNHEYDPIHYSKKALGPPPAHYTCFRCGKTGHYNRQCPMISVQDKNVELPKPVRTSKGIPQSFMVKAEPGAKGAMLTSTGEYAIPAIDAEAYAQGKKERPPFVPHDQSSSEDDTDPIPDELLCPICNDLMTDAVVIPCCGNSYCDDCIRTALLDSEEHICYSCKQSDVSPDNLIANKFLRQAVNNFKNETGYTKRIRKPVQHSAPPPPRLQLLRSLRSRQQDPLMPQPPAQPPVLPPAVSAPATVPETPSAPPVLAAAAAATATTTATATATVTTAPTSVPTPPHASSTEAPEAVHSPAPVIDHHSPMHTPSHGEPPPPGESEPDPVVRKPEPAGHPENAAQHDTAGSHLTVIGHPPPPHRSSHPSGHSRPQHPHRGGNRSWDRSYRSREHNSGHVQTVPPPAPVVPVYAPALFPPPPQAYPPPYTPGPGLIPPPTLGYQPPPVYVPPPPGLNPAWLPPGAQPPLMPMPPSLPQPPLSKEDFYRQRHHRQDKVTSKLDEFTKDFHKELMKYRGAPKRPRRSYSRSRSYSRSPFSRSPYSRSRSRSRSFSYSPSRSRSRSPSHGHSYSKRNGRSYGRSRSRSRSRSYGYRRSGSPRTPPSYRGGGWDTAEHSGPYRSHSRSPGGYRGHSPGARKHHHRDMPPYDMKGASPGDHWDSQSYRQWEKDYHDWYGKYYKEYKEYDEHSPRHHRGRGSRDRDRDRDRMSPLPRDYSPHAKVRKGTHHTASSTTGIKSSKVVKVKKIKRKRTGEEAEMADQAVDRGDATPVRDEPMDDLSITKTTSMSSKSATITTKASSKSPAVSGKAPSRSLVKTDKTKKEKVIKAKAKVKPDGTKVKKKPGEGVVKKKEPSTTTGKTLKAKLRTDDGAHPPTSKKDKARSTISKQVLSKTPPQSLQDQTANDSYLHESHRMSHDVHNRREMPQREGVLPYPIHHRPPSPMERGRRVVEESHSLLGPPPGKLRRIEGPGLSRELPPHSHVSHQPALQRVVSPSDRPLSVTVSRESTREERERGHRPFMDLKIQVNPTRRIKLNREVTRRGSADALPSGPEKSTFSSVPPSGDRHSPEPSLRREASPSVERRPGYGSAGDMGSERGRDRGPGLERDRDRGYVRDRSRQRVTQREAEEPRPTRSEHKSDQKIDQKNSGGGRSVSLDKMTIAEKLAKRQSDHQDKPNAVHKDREHKSDRSVSKDRTDRTVSSGEKPAAAQREAKDSQEPPAKTRPRISRKVLTLHGGTSSRSLQESKRNTDRQQKHTSSKPVEQQPSEEQQEHSISASPTSSPSQVEKPLIQPPPRSKWEDDEESQDNEPNTPLEPSPESQRSTEREAQLKAPKPAKAKDDKKSRPKKEEGKGLKNTEKTAKSKVVREEAKGAKDEARVVREESAVENKRGGSEPRAPEPRRQRLCSDLARETDEAAFVPDYSEGEGSEAERGRSCSPSQSLSQPSRSPSPNNNEDITGGDKKKKKHKKQKKRKKHKEKEKEKEKDKEHKHKHKKKKRKKSKDQEMNDKQERDQDQEDEEEAEAVAEQGQ encoded by the exons ATGTCGTGTGTTCATTATAAATTCTCTTCCAAACTGGACTACAACACGGTCACCTTCGATGGGCTTCACATCACCCTCAGTGAACTCAAGAGGCAGATTATGGTCCGTGAGAAGCTCAAGGCCACAGACTGCGACCTGCAGATCACCAACGCGCAGACGCGAGAAG AATACACAGATGAAGAAGCCCACATACCAAAACATTCTTCTGTCATCGTTCGGAGGACTCCTATTGGTGGAGTAAAGCCAGCTGGCAGGACGTTCATTGT GGAGCGTTCTGACACAGCAGTGGTTGGATCAACTAGACCC ACGGATTCTTCTCCTCAATTGACCCTTGCACAACTTTCCAAG ACTGCAAACCTGGTTGACGCAAATGCATCAGAAGAAGACAAGATTAAAGCCATGATGACTCAGTCTAATCATGAATATGACCCAATACA TTACTCAAAGAAGGCACTTGGGCCTCCACCTGCACATTACACTTGTTTTCGCTGTGGAAAGACAGGCCACTACAATCGCCAATGCCCTATGATTTCG GTCCAAGATAAGAATGTGGAGCTCCccaaaccagtccggaccagtaAAGGCATTCCTCAGAGCTTCATGGTCAAGGCAGAACCAGGGGCAAAAGGAGCCATGCTAACCAGTACTGGGGAATATGCAATACCTGCTATCGATGC GGAGGCGTACGCACAAGGCAAGAAAGAGCGACCTCCGTTTGTTCCACATGATCAGTCGTCTTCTGAGGATGATACAGACCCCATCCCAGATGAACTGCTTTGTCCCATCTGCAACGACCTCATGACTGATGCAGTGGTTATACCCTGCTGTGGAAACAGCTACTGTGATGACT GTATCAGAACTGCGCTGCTAGACTCAGAAGAGCATATCTGCTACTCTTGCAAGCAGTCTGATGTTTCTCCTGATAACCTGATTGCAAACAAGTTTCTCCGACAG GCTGTGAATAACTTCAAAAATGAGACCGGCTACACTAAACGCATACGCAAGCCAGTGCAGCACTCTGCTCCACCCCCACCTCGTCTTCAGCTGCTCCGGTCTCTGCGCTCCAGACAGCAAGACCCTCTGATGCCCCAACCACCTGCACAGCCTCCAGTACTGCCCCCTGCGGTCAGTGCTCCAGCGACAGTCCCTGAAACTCCGAGTGCACCCCCTGTgcttgctgctgctgctgctgctactgctactacaacagcTACAGCTACAGCTACAGTCACCACAGCTCCCACATCTGTCCCAACTCCACCACATGCATCATCTACTGAAGCTCCAGAGGCTGTCCATTCTCCAGCCCCTGTAATAGATCACCACTCACCTATGCACACGCCAAGCCATGGAGAACCACCTCCTCCTGG GGAGTCAGAGCCGGATCCAGTCGTGCGAAAACCTGAACCCGCAGGACACCCTGAAAATGCTGCACAG CATGATACTGCCGGCAGCCATTTAACGGTTATTGGccaccctcctccccctcacagGTCTTCACATCCATCAG GACACTCAAGGCCCCAACATCCACACCGAGGAGGAAATAGATCATGGGACAG GTCTTACCGGAGCAGGGAGCATAACTCTGGCCATGTCCAAACAGTCCCCCCTCCTGCTCCTGTGGTGCCCGTGTATGCCCCAGCCCTGTTCCCCCCTCCACCACAGGCCTACCCCCCTCCCTACACCCCTGGGCCTGGTCTGATTCCTCCCCCTACCCTGGGTTACCAGCCCCCCCCAGTCTATGTCCCACCCCCTCCGGGCTTAAACCCTGCCTGGTTACCTCCAGGGGCTCAACCTCCTCTAATGCCCATGCCACCCTCCCTCCCCCAGCCCCCACTATCTAAAGAGGATTTCTACAGACAGCGCCACCATCGCCAAgacaa AGTTACCTCCAAATTGGATGAGTTTACTAAAGACTTCCATAAAGAGCTTATGAAGTACAGAGGTGCACCTAAGAGACCCAGACGATCCTACTCCAG GTCTCGCTCGTACAGCCGGTCTCCTTTCAGTCGCTCACCATACAGCCGCTCCAGGTCCCGCTCCCGCTCCTTCTCATACTCTCCCAGCCGCTCGCGGTCACGCTCCCCCTCGCACGGACACTCTTATTCCAAACGCAACGGGCGCAGCTATGGACGCTCCAGGTCACGCTCCAGGTCTAGGTCCTATGGGTACAGACGCTCGGGATCCCCTCGCACCCCTCCCTCATACAGAGGCGGGGGCTGGGACACTGCTGAACATAGTGGGCCTTATCGATCACACTCACGCTCTCCGGGGGGCTACAGAGGCCATAGCCCGGGAGCACGCAAACATCATCACAGAGACATGCCACCCTATGACATGAAAGGAGCCAGTCCTGGTGACCACTGGGACAGTCAGAGCTACAGGCAGTGGGAGAAAGACTATCATGACTGGTATGGTAAATACTATAAGGAGTACAAGGAGTATGACGAACATTCACCGAGGCACCACAGAGGAAGAGGTAgtagggacagagacagggacagagatcGGATGTCTCCTTTACCTCGAGATTACTCCCCACATGCAAAAGTGCGGAAAGGTACACACCATACCGCCTCATCCACTACAGGAATCAAGTCTAGCAaagttgtaaaagtaaaaaaaatcaaaaggaAGCGGACGGGGGAGGAAGCTGAAATGGCTGATCAGGCTGTTGACAGAGGAGACGCAACACCTGTCCGCGATGAGCCCATGGATGACCTGTCCATCACTAAAACTACGTCTATGTCTTCAAAATCTGCTACTATCACAACTAAAGCCTCTTCTAAAAGCCCTGCTGTCTCAGGAAAAGCCCCATCCAGATCACtagtaaaaacagacaaaaccaaAAAAGAGAAGGTCATTAAGGCTAAAGCCAAAGTCAAACCAGATGGTACTAAAGTGAAAAAGAAGCCAGGTGAAGGTGTTGTCAAAAAGAAAGAACCATCAACAACAACAGGAAAAACATTAAAGGCTAAGCTCAGAACTGACGATGGTGCTCATCCACCTACATCAAAAAAGGACAAGGCAAGAAGTACCATTTCAAAGCAAGTGCTGTCCAAAACCCCACCTCAGTCTTTACAAGACCAAACTGCAAATGACAGTTATCTACATGAAAGCCATAGAATGAGCCACGATGTTCATAATAGAAGAGAGATGCCCCAAAGAGAAGGTGTGCTCCCATACCCAATCCACCACAGACCCCCGTCCCCCATGGAGAGGGGCAGGAGGGTGGTGGAGGAGAGCCACTCCTTGCTTGGACCACCTCCAGGGAAGCTGAGGCGTATAGAaggaccaggactgagcagAGAGCTTCCCCCGCACTCACATGTGTCCCATCAGCCTGCGCTGCAGCGAGTTGTCTCCCCCTCAGATAGACCTCTGTCTGTCACTGTGAGCCGCGAGTCCACtcgggaggagagggagcgaggCCATAGGCCCTTTATGGACCTCAAG attCAAGTGAATCCCACCCGGAGGATTAAGTTGAACAGAGAAGTGACGAGAAGAGGTAGCGCTGACGCTCTCCCCTCTGGCCCAGAAAAAAGCACCTTCTCTAGTGTTCCACCATCAGGAGACAGACACAGCCCAGAGCCCAGCCTGCGGAGAGAGGCATCTCCTTCAGTTGAAAGAAGACCTGGGTATGGCAGTGCGGGGGACATGGGTTCAGAGAGGGGTCGTGACAGAGGACCTGGCCTGGAACGAGACAGAGACCGGGGATACgtcagggacaggagcagacagagagtCACCCAGAGGGAGGCTGAGGAACCACGCCCTACAAGGAGTGAACACAAGAGTGACCAGAAGATTGACCAAAAGAACTCTGGTGGAGGGAGGTCTGTCTCTTTGGACAAAATGACCATTGCAGAGAAGTTGGCCAAGAGACAGTCAGACCATCAGGATAAGCCTAATGCGGTGCACAAGGACAGGGAGCACAAGTCAGACAG GAGTGTTTCcaaggacagaacagacagaacagtgtCCTCGGGAGAGAAGCCAGCTGCTGCTCAAAGAGAAG CTAAGGACAGCCAGGAGCCTCCTGCTAAGACTAGACCCAGAATCAGCCGCAAGGTCCTCACCTTGCACGGCGGGACTTCTTCTAG GTCATTACAAGAGTCCAAACGCAACACAGATAGACAACAGAAACATACATCATCCAAACCTGTGGAGCAGCAGCCCtctgaggagcagcaggagcacaGCATCAGTGCTAGCCCCACATCTAGCCCATCCCAAGTGGAAAAGCCCCTCATCCAACCCCCTCCTCGCTCCAAGTGGGAAGATGACGAGGAGAGTCAGGACAATGAACCAAACACTCCCCTTGAACCGTCACCAGAGTCCCAGAGGAGCACAGAAAGGGAGGCCCAACTCAAAGCTCCTAAACCAGCCAAGGCTAAAGATGACAAGAAGTCAAGACCAAaaaaagaggaggggaaaggGCTAAAGAACACTGAGAAAACTGCTAAATCTAAAGTTGTTAGAGAAGAGGCGAAAGGGGCTAAGGACGAAGCTCGGGTGGTGAGAGAAGAGAGCGCTGTTGAAAACAAACGTGGCGGGTCAGAACCCAGAGCACCGGAGCCCAGAAGACAGCGCTTATGTTCAGACCTGGCCCGGGAAACTGACGAGGCCGCATTTGTTCCAGACTACAGCGAGGGGGAGGGGTCTGAAGCagagagggggcggagctgCAGTCCCAGCCAATCCCTCAGCCAGCCCTCAAGAAGCCCCTCCCCAAACAACAATGAGGACATCACTGgtggagacaagaagaaaaagaaacataaaaagcaaaagaaacGCAAGAAGcacaaggagaaggagaaggaaaaggaaaagGACAAGGAGCACAAGCACaaacacaagaagaagaaaCGTAAGAAGAGCAAGGACCAGGAAATGAACGACAAACAGGAgagagaccaggaccaagaggatgaggaggaggctgAAGCAGTGGCCGAGCAGGGACAATAA
- the LOC117374624 gene encoding voltage-dependent calcium channel gamma-3 subunit-like, protein MRLCNRGMMMLLTTAGAFCAFSLMTIAVGTDYWLYSRGMCRSKSSSDNETLRKNEEVLTHSGLWRTCCTEGTFRGVCKDIDHFPEDADYDQDAAEYLLRAVRASSLFPILSVGLLFLGGVCVAASEFYKSRYNVILCAGILFVSAGLSNIIGIIVYISANSDDPSQSDNKKSYSYGWSFYFGALSFVLAEMVGVLAVHVFIEKHRQLRTKGRPSLMKPPISRSSSYYRNRYSQNRSRRLSSRSTYSGGDSFRAALVRDREPSITAETKMNTQGGLPTPITLCPDFMLYTMATPASDAKMEDGHGLGGHNEEELVSGNCSGNRRTTPV, encoded by the exons ATGAGGCTGTGTAACCGCGGGATGATGATGCTCCTGACCACCGCCGGGGCTTTCTGCGCCTTCAGCCTCATGACCATCGCGGTGGGCACGGACTACTGGCTCTACTCCCGGGGCATGTGTCGCTCCAAAAGCTCCAGCGACAACGAGACCTTGCGCAAAAACGAGGAGGTGCTGACCCACTCCGGCCTCTGGAGGACCTGCTGCACCGAGG GAACGTTCCGGGGCGTTTGCAAAGACATCGACCACTTTCCTGAAGATGCCGACTATGACCAGGATGCAGCGGAATATTTGTTAC GGGCAGTGAGAGCCTCCAGCCTCTTCCCCATCCTCAGTGTGGGGCTGCTGTTCCTTGGGGGAGTGTGCGTGGCTGCCAGTGAGTTCTACAAGTCCCGCTACAATGTGATCCTGTGTGCTGGCATCCTCTTCGTCTCTGCGG GTCTGAGTAACATCATTGGTATCATCGTGTACATATCAGCCAACTCGGACGACCCCAGCCAGAGCGACAACAAGAAGAGCTACTCGTATGGCTGGTCCTTCTACTTCGGCGCACTGTCCTTCGTGCTGGCTGAGATGGTAGGCGTCCTGGCCGTGCACGTGTTTATAGAGAAACACCGCCAGCTGCGCACCAAAGGCAGACCCTCCCTCATGAAGCCCCCCATCTCACGCAGCTCCTCCTACTACCGCAATCGCTACAGCCAGAACCGCTCGCGCCGCCTGAGCTCCCGGAGCACCTACAGCGGGGGGGACTCTTTCAGGGCAGCGCTTGTGAGGGACCGGGAGCCCTCCATCACAGCAGAGACAAAGATGAACACACAAGGAGGATTGCCCACGCCCATAACGCTTTGCCCGGACTTCATGTTGTACACTATGGCAACGCCGGCCTCTGATGCCAAGATGGAGGACGGACACGGATTAGGAGGGCACAATGAGGAGGAGCTGGTGTCTGGGAATTGCTCAGGCAACAGAAGGACGACACCTGTGTGA